The DNA window GAGCGTTGCCCACGTACGTCTGCGGGAAACACGACGCCTGGTTTAAGTTACACACGAGGACTGGAGGCGACGACCAGCGGCCGACTTGCGACACTTCGAAGCAGACGAGACgatgagcttaatttgttttgattacgGACTCCACTGACATAAATGATGTCTCGTTTGTAGCGCACGTGCAAGTTGTGTAAGAATGAGTCCTCAGTGAGGGGCGCCAGCAGCACGGCGTCGGCGAGGCCGGCGGGCGCGGGCTCGGGCTCCGCCATGGCCCCGCGCCGCTCCTCACCGCGCCCGAGTAGCTCGCCGCACGACGACAGCCATGCCTTTTTTGCGATGAGCTGTCCAAATTCAAACGATAACTTGTAAGATACTCTGTTAATGTCACAGACAGACTAGTGTGTGAACATGAACATTGATGTTCTGACGAAACAATTAATTAAGAgtctatttcatataataagcAATTGCATCCCACTTTATTTAAGTTAACATTTTAACATAACAAGAAAGGTTGATGTTTTGCTGCATTGCAAATTGCAGGCACTCGTAAGATCTATAGcctaaactttattttatgaatcCTGCACAAAGGTATATCACAGTAAGTTTACTGATTGAACTACTACAGTTACAGTTCACTAACGTATGCTcattttataaatgcaaatgaGTTTGTAATGTGTTTCTTTGTTTGTTACACTTCTACATACTAACAACTCAACCTATTTATAGGTTACACAAAAAGACATCACGCACTCATGAAGAGACAAGAAGAAACTTGtactgtataaataattacgatTAGGCTCAATACCAGCCAAAAAGTATGCGGGAAACACGACGCGATATGTAAgataatcttatttatataatatttcagctatgtatgaataaaatcaagattttttttcttcaaactatcaacaaaaattttgtttattagttgGTGGCTTTCTTAATAGAaagccaataaaataaaatcacaccATCATATgggttttacttttaaatttatacttctTACACGATTTTCTTATCTCTATCACTATATTATGCGGTGTTCAAAATCACTTGGTCACAATCGTGCCTTATCCCACAAATCCCTAGTACTAAATTGATGCCCTAACTCCAAAGGAATCAAgagtattttatgtaaaatctatatagattttacataaaatacttttctaATGATTAAACAAAGTTGTGGTagttgtataagaaaaaaatcaaattgctgaactttttaatacattatgtgATATATTCTGATAtattctcatattatattattaaatattctagaaATGTAAGATGGGCTTCAAATTATCTGGAAATGAATCCTTTGTTGTAAACATATTCAGctattttagataaataaggcataaaaaaacttaagcaGCACTAGATACCACTAGATAGTACTATgcttatagatatatataactaattttactgattttagaaataattaattaattttacaactagcagtaaaaacaatttatgtacaaaatatacagAAACTAAAATGATCAAAtcatagtatttaaatttactgcactcatttttatttcaatacgtaatattttattacacgaaaattataaatgtttttttttataattcataaattagCTGTAATGGAAAAAAAAGCTTGATAATCATAATGACAACTTACCAACATAAACTTTGTAACTATTCATTCTGATCTCGcttaaatatacacatttacaagtcttaaaattattgtgatcttaaaactataaatatttattcatttattaaaataatttcaaataaattctaattagctacaaaaacttatttctgctcgtatttataatactaaacatattattgtcacttatattaataaacaatatatattgagTACTTACATTTGCATAAAACTACGCTGTAAAGTCGTATTTtcttatcattttttaataaatatcctaACAATGTGATCTACATCAAGTACACTTTTGATTTGACAGCTGAGAGCAGAACTCAGAGCTGAGCGCTCAGTGCTAATGTGTTACAGATTCATTAAAACGTTTACAAGATAACCATAGATGTAACGAATCGACTAtgcaatattgaatattttacccTACAATTTAGTAACAACAACACATACATCTCATATTCTTTTGTCAAATTCCAATACTTGTTGTTTGTATATTGTTCcggttatttaattttattcaaaattaactgaacttaaatattcatttatttaatttctgtttacAGCAACACCaacgcaaaaaataaataaataaataacaagtaataataataaaaataattatattttagaattattagcAATAGtggtatttattcaattatatataaatgtttcattatGAAATTGCAGTCTTTTTTTgagcattttttacatttataggtttttgttgtaaatgaaacatacttatattagacgttttaagtaaataattatcagTATTCAAAAAGCTATCGTGCTTATAtccgttttaaaaaaaagaatagactATAGTTTATACTCTATACTGTATATTATACACTATGACTATTATAAACAGTCAGTAGTCACAAACAGTGAGAAATGATTATGTCCGCTGCGTATATTGAATTTCCATGATAATTATAGATAAACCTGAAATTCATTAAAAGTTGTTAGAcatgtttttaatgttaaacGCTTAATTATAACTGAGATTATTGTAGCTAGCAATTTCGTTACCTGTTTGCGTACCCTGTTTAGAAGCAGTCATATAGAGCTGGGTCATTTCATATTTTACGTGAAACGAAACGAACTAGTTTTTTTGTCGCAAAAAACAGTTCTGCAAAAcggttataaaaaaaactggtttTTTGGtcgaccttttttttttttttttttttaccgaaataaatttatatatataaaattatatcatatttatttacattaactaattttttaaatatgtattataaaattaaaaacaattttaaacaaaacctaTGAATGAAACAagcatttattacaaattacttCTACAATCAAAATTCTATTGTATGTCTCTAAACATAACATTCATCGTAGCTTGTTCGTTACgtaaaaactaaaatgtttttttgtaacTGGTTTAATATTCATACGAGAATAGTCCTTAATCGCATAATAATACAGTGCTTCATTACTTAGACGTGATCGAAAACCGTTTCGCGCCGAGCCTAcgaaaaaaactgtttttaaaatccataatTTAGCGACAACCAAATTTGTATCGTTTACTCCTACGTATAAGGTTCATCGCAGCTTATTCgtaaattccaaaataaaacagttttttgtaACTGGTTTAGTATTCATACGAGAGTAGTCTTTAAAATCATATCAATACAGTGCTTAATTAGTTAGACGTGTAAAAAAACTGTTTCGCGCCGAGCGTACGAAAAAACTGGTTATTAAATCCATAATTTAGCGTCAACCAAATTTGTATCGTTTACTCCTACGCATAAGGTTCATCGCAGCTTATTCgtaaattccaaaataaaacagttttttgtaACTGGTTTAGTATTCATACGAGAGTAGTCTTTAAACGCATAACAATAGAGTGCTTAATTAGTTAGACGTGATCGAAAACCGTTTCGCGCCGAGCCTACGAAAAAAccgtttttaatattcataatttttcaaCAATCAAATTTGTATCGTACGGTCCTACGCATAAGGTTCATCGCAGCTTATTCgtaaattccaaaataaaacagttttttgtaACTGGTATAGTATACATACGAGAGTAGTCCTTAAACTCATATTAATACAGTGCTTAATTAGTTAGACGTGTTAAAAAACTGTTTCGCGCCGAGCGTACGAAAAAACTGGTTATTAAATCCATAATTTAGCGACAACCAAATTTGTATCGTTTACTCCTACGCATAAGGTTCATCGCAGCTTATTCgtaaattccaaaataaaacagttttttgtaACTGGTTTAGTATTCTTACGAGAGTAGTCTTTAAACGCATATCAATACAGTGCTTAATTAGTTAGACGTGTAAAAAAACTGTTTCGCGCCGAGCGTACGAAAAAACTGGTTATTAAATCCATAATTTAGCGTCAACCAAATTTGTATCGTTTACTCCTACGCATAAGGTTCATCGCAGCTTATTCgtaaattccaaaataaaacagttttttgtaACTGGTTTAGTATTCATACGAGAGTAGTCTTTAAACGCATAACAATAGAGTGCTTAATTAGTTAGACGTGATCGAAAACCGTTTCGCGCCGAGCCTACGAAAAAAccgtttttaatattcataatttttcaaCAATCAAATTTGTATCGTACGGTCCTACGCATAAGGTTCATCACAGCTTATTCGTTACTTCCAATCGAAAACAGTTTTTTGTAACTGGTTTAATATTCATACAAGAATAGTCCTTAAGGTGATAGTAATAGAGTACTTAATTAGTTACACATGATCGAAAACGGTTTCGCGCAACGCGCAGTTGTACCAACAAACGGCTTGTTGGTAGTATTGCGCGTTGCGCGCGCTCTTGACAGAGAACGAAGTGTCCACCAAACGAACTAAAAACGTCAGACGTCAGTCGTCAACGTCAAATGTCAATGAAAGCGAGTGCGGGCGCCTTCTCGTTCGATTAAAAAACCGTTTTTTCTATAATCGAGAAACAGTTCGTTCGTTTTTCTTGAAAGAACTAGTTTTAAAAACCGTTTCTACAAAAAACGCCCAGCACTACAGTCATATAGAATGGAATCATTAATAGCAATAAATCAAAAACAGAAAAAGCGAAAATCGAGAAAGCGTCTTAATGCTATAAGGAAAAAGGCCCTTGAAAATGCTATTGCTGATAATTTCCATAAAAGTGATCTTAAGACtaagacaaataaaaacaatttttgtacACACAAAAATACTACTTCCATTTGCATTACTACTAAACGTTTAACACTATTTAATAAAGCAGTGACTTCTGACACTGTGTCGAGAACTAACATagctgaattaaaaaataaattaaatggtaACGATAACAAGAAAGATGTTAATAGAGTTGCAAAATTAACATCACCACTAAACAGACAAGATACCAACATACTTACTGCCTATCAGGTCAATAAAAAGAAAGGCGGTGTTTCGTGCGTTATTAAAAATTGCAATGATtgtgaattaaattgtaaaacaaaaagtaGTATGGTTATATTTAGTCCATTAAATTTGCCTGAAGATTTAGATATATCAAATGCATTACGAAATTACAGAAATCAATCAGAACAAGTGGCTACTGTGGAGCAGTCTTCAATCAATAATTCATTCAGAGGaactaaattttataatgactttttgaataaaataccaAACTATCTAAAAAGAGTGGCACCTACTTTGCTAAAAACTGACTTCATACATAAGTGCAAAATGTCTCTTACTAATCTCTACATGGAAAATTACCATTTGAGTATCAAAGAATATTCCAGTTCATTGAGTGATTTTTCATGTAATGACTCAAGTCAAGGAAGCATAATTCAAAATCCAACAGACTTTATAGACTATTCATATGAAGAGGTTTCTAACTCAGACTTTGTATCAAGTCCTTTATGTAGTATTGTATCTAACTCATTTATGGGATTGTCTAGTTCACCACTTTCCACAGTTGTTTCAGATTCTCCAGAATACATATATTACCcacataaattaaatcaataaatgaaaaattatgaataaaaacaaagaaacaattttctcttttcattactttattattcctatgttcaatttacaaaatttacatttcaagaGTTTCTAATTCAGTTATTAAGTCCATGTGCTTGAATATGTCAGgacttttagtaaataattttaacaatttaattttattttcatttcgtcCATTGTAGTACAACTGGAATTGATTAGCCAAACATTGTGCTTCTTTTCCATTCAATACATTCTGAAAAAGCATAGAGAAGAGACTATAGTTATGATACACCCTTGTTTATCATAGCACACTATAAATGAAACGGTACCTTGTCATATTCACCACGCATTAAAATAATTCCTTTTTGAACAAGCTCTGTGTAATGTACCATAGTTAAACATTCAGGTGCATTCTCTTTATGAACCTGAAGATaatttgcaaattaaataatttacgactataaaataaaataatataaatagtttgaataccaaaattatataatacctgAAATGCAAGCAATGGTGTGAAATGTACAGTGTGTCCTGAAATTTGGCTCATGATGAATTCATAGCCTTGCGATCTTGGAAGTGGAAATAAAAAAGTGGGAAATTGCTTCATATTCAACTGGATAGtttcatatatttcttttgGTATTGTTGCAGATATAACTTCTTTATGCTTATGATATTCCTCCCAGATAATTTGTACTTCTTCCGCATTTTTATCTGCTACAagttctaatttaaatatatcatttaattttttgtccTCCAAGATCAGTTCCTCTTTAAGTGCATGTTTTGGGTTTAGGACAGAAGAATATTGTCTAAAAAATGcatgtaaaattaaaagaagttAGATATTGGATCATACTTTTGGTGGCTATACATTTACTTTATGAGATTACATATGATCTGAAAAAAAACCTAACCTTGTATCAACTGCAGCAAATTTCttcttattttcattgtttttatttttgctttgtTCCTCAACTCTTTTGAGGAACTCTTCAGGTGAAGTTTTCTGCATTTCAGCTATTCTATCTGCATACTTTTCATAATAgggattattttgtaaaatttccaTTGCTTTTTCAGATTTACTACTTGTCGTCATTATgttacgaaaaaatatatatttaggataTTTTAACGTCGTATTTAGTAGATATTTAATACCGAGTGCCATAACAACCCCGATATCAACAGTTAACAGAGTTAACAATACCTTTACCTACTTAGATCTTCATCTGTTACTTAATATTGTCTAAAGTCAATACCAAGACATAAGTATGACAATTGACAACGAAAAGacatttaaattgataaaaacagattatatatttatattgtatccTCGTTCGTATTGTCAAATCGTCGCTGTTCCTGCAAAATTCGctgagtttttttttcatatttttcgactgctgtgccgttttaatcgctatttatatgttatatataaaaatagtattcatatttctatattatattaaataaatgattacaacAAACTTAATATACCATGTTTCTATTTCCTGTCCTAATTAATAcagaataatgaataaaatgcaCCAAATTTCAGCATTTAAaggaattttatattcatatacctGAGTTTCAGTTTCAGCCGAAAGTAAAGCCATGGTGGTATTACCCCCAAATTTAGAGGGAATTAAGATACATAGAGAATAGTGTATCTTTTTTGGTTGCATTCCATTCGGAGAATAATGAACACAAGAATATAAAACGGTAAAATGAATGTAAGAAAACAATGAGAATTAATCAGAACAAATTTATGCTAACAACAGTGAAGTAACTAAATTTGAGGTaagataaatttaacaataatacttCACAGTGtcatttcataaattacaaatttgtcgtttcatgtaattaattaaaaaatacattatttaaaaaagtcatattattcaaaaaaagatTAAACAGACGATAAAAAACGTACATTTAATACTTACTTCTTTTGTTACATACATGTCGCAGCAtcagataataaaatacttttattatatacacttagTTTAGAGATTTGATTTTGGATGGCCATTGAGAATCATGCTAGAAAAAACAAGAAATGTCTGCATTCAAGAGGGATAGATGTTGTCGCGGcttgaaattattgtaaaaaattaatatacgaatTCAACTAtagatttgttgtattatttcgtgTCAGTGAATAGGTATGTAGAAGATGATCACACAAAATCAAACAATCTTGCGTGTGCGACTCCCGTctcttcctctcgtggcgtggtgcagcgagctggtactgcctagcacgagaaaaacaaaagagggTGATTTTGAACGAGCAGGGCAGAAGAAAGCTATATTCGtggatgggcggtaaaaggataaaattatatacaataaacggataaataatatatgtattgattggtaaattaatatagtgacataaattaatgttatgttagtagttttattaaactattatgTTTTTCCGGTTCAtttcggtagaatttacttttcgaatcagtggtagcttcacttacttgttaaatgacgattcaaaagtgcgtatattttaattttgattatcaaATCACTGTTATTGTACGCACTTTtccaaataaaacaacaatttcgaagcacatgaaaatatttgaaattacctctacttatttattaatctttaggggattattttttattatactttaggattttttatttatttgaattaagggagaaattatataattttaggagTTGGCATTAGCTAGTATATCTAATGCCAActcctaaaattatataattcctcccaaaatatgtatatgttggcATTACTGCTTTGATCAAGAGTCAGTAAACgtcaagaaataataattaatcaagcAAAtggttaaagaaaaattattattgacaaaTGATTGGTTTGagttatgattttaaattatactattaatacaaatgGAAAACTTTTCAAGGGTTGAAAAGATCGGTGAAGGAACATACGGTGTTGTTTACAAGGCTAGAGACAGAATAACTGGTAAAGAAATTGCATTGAAGAAAATTAAACTTGAAAAGTAAGTTTTGGCGCGAAAGTTGACAGATTGACTAACATTATCtcagaaaaaaatacttatttatcccatgaagtaaaaaaataaacatattattaacaaattctaattaaaattaaaaaaaaatatatagtattacaaTCATAGCATCCTGGAAATATTGGTGCCAAAtcaatacataaacaaattaacgTAAAGGTTGTCACATTTTCATGGTTTGAAGCTATCTGATGAGAGAATATCTTTACTAGAATAGAAatctaacaaaatttaaaattcggtAAAATTTTTCGTGTACCTGgttggtagggctatgtgcaagcctgCTGGGTAGGTACCGATATATATACAAACCAACACTATCGCTGAACAGCAATACTTGCTATTGTTATGTTTTGGTTTGAGTGCCCTATATAATTACATGCTTATAGACTTACAGTTGTTGTGATTAATGGAACACTGGTGATAAAAGTGAATGCTTATTTTTTAGTGAGCCAGAAGGAGTTCCATCAACTGCTCTACGTGAAATCTCAGTACTGCGGGAGTTAAAGCATCCAGCAGTTGTGCGCCTACTCGATGTTTTACTTGCAGATACAAAATTGTTCCTGGTCTTTGAGTTTCTTCATATGGACCTAAAGAGGCTTATGGATTTGACAAAGGGGCCCCTTAAACTTGACCTTGTCAAGGTAgcaaattttaaacatttatttcaaaaatgttattctgtggcaaatatattattgcaatttCCACTAGAAAACCAGATAATGTGTGTCAACAGGGATATATATAACTTTCAGGCAAATACATTGTTGGGTTTTAAATCATTTTGGATGGCCTTCAGCGATAGAAATAGATTAAGAGTAGGTGTTACACACTTATCAAGATTTTTAAATACCAATGTGCATgataaaaaaagacatattgT is part of the Vanessa cardui chromosome 14, ilVanCard2.1, whole genome shotgun sequence genome and encodes:
- the LOC124535001 gene encoding uncharacterized protein LOC124535001, producing MESLIAINQKQKKRKSRKRLNAIRKKALENAIADNFHKSDLKTKTNKNNFCTHKNTTSICITTKRLTLFNKAVTSDTVSRTNIAELKNKLNGNDNKKDVNRVAKLTSPLNRQDTNILTAYQVNKKKGGVSCVIKNCNDCELNCKTKSSMVIFSPLNLPEDLDISNALRNYRNQSEQVATVEQSSINNSFRGTKFYNDFLNKIPNYLKRVAPTLLKTDFIHKCKMSLTNLYMENYHLSIKEYSSSLSDFSCNDSSQGSIIQNPTDFIDYSYEEVSNSDFVSSPLCSIVSNSFMGLSSSPLSTVVSDSPEYIYYPHKLNQ
- the LOC124535004 gene encoding ATP synthase mitochondrial F1 complex assembly factor 1; protein product: MALGIKYLLNTTLKYPKYIFFRNIMTTSSKSEKAMEILQNNPYYEKYADRIAEMQKTSPEEFLKRVEEQSKNKNNENKKKFAAVDTRQYSSVLNPKHALKEELILEDKKLNDIFKLELVADKNAEEVQIIWEEYHKHKEVISATIPKEIYETIQLNMKQFPTFLFPLPRSQGYEFIMSQISGHTVHFTPLLAFQVHKENAPECLTMVHYTELVQKGIILMRGEYDKNVLNGKEAQCLANQFQLYYNGRNENKIKLLKLFTKSPDIFKHMDLITELETLEM